In one window of Corynebacterium mycetoides DNA:
- a CDS encoding glycosyltransferase, producing the protein MSQLHGLSLLVPTYRACATLPRLLQSLKSQTASSQLWEAIFVLNGPDDGAEQVLNSFVEQYPELNIRVLRSLEDGAGRARNIALACAQHQFITFVDADDWLEVGFIESALGASEDRRLTLMPLGNDVGGKVDFSNSLNLRIKANANSTRRLIEIPWALGFNACKILPSALAANLRYDESLRSGEDVVFYAQLLERPDLEVFVPPSAENEAYIRVMRADSVSRRSESFGFSVAERFRCIAALRQIKVPIEAHSAIDALVDAQFDFVVRYLDRHPDEIERAAEQAVLLGAFGLPWGKVRKNKTKKLIISYNFPPFADPAANVISKRIRTRREVVDVVHGDMSLVRKVDPSSLIVSESLVKDRKVIKSPPSFSDWRSIEDFAKQAVKVSRSDYDELYTRAMWSGSHVAGVLYKQRHPRVYWTAEFSDPMRWDSQGHDRVGDVPRTRLTRRMARTLRNSAWPDLEWQTHFDLTEAVTLLRADSLIFTNSNQLDLMLGSYPASFREMVDAKSSVIAQPSLDRSFYFAVPHELNLEPTQINIGYFGNFYQNRGLDDFLRASETLTSADRSRVVLHVFSSNAPILNQDDAPITIRTYSPLPYLQFLNACTQLDVLLVTDAVTAGTRFSKNPFLPSKLADYEGSGQPIWAMAEPGSTLSRSSVAFISDLGDVRSAAQVLQKILGLK; encoded by the coding sequence ATGAGTCAACTCCATGGTCTTAGCCTCTTGGTCCCTACATATCGGGCGTGCGCTACCTTACCTAGATTGCTGCAGTCCCTAAAAAGCCAGACCGCGAGCTCTCAGCTGTGGGAAGCGATCTTCGTTCTGAACGGTCCTGATGACGGTGCAGAACAGGTCCTCAATTCCTTTGTCGAGCAGTATCCCGAGCTCAACATCCGCGTTCTCCGATCACTTGAGGATGGTGCTGGTCGAGCAAGAAACATTGCGCTTGCTTGTGCTCAACACCAGTTCATTACCTTCGTCGATGCAGACGATTGGCTTGAAGTTGGGTTTATTGAATCCGCATTGGGGGCCAGTGAGGATAGACGTTTGACGCTAATGCCCCTAGGCAATGACGTGGGTGGAAAAGTAGATTTTTCGAACTCACTCAACTTACGGATAAAAGCGAACGCTAATTCAACTAGGCGCTTAATTGAGATTCCTTGGGCACTCGGTTTCAATGCTTGCAAGATCTTGCCCTCCGCCCTAGCCGCAAATTTGCGCTACGACGAGAGTCTGCGATCAGGGGAGGACGTAGTATTTTACGCGCAGTTACTTGAACGACCTGACTTGGAAGTCTTCGTGCCTCCCTCCGCAGAAAACGAAGCTTACATCAGGGTCATGCGAGCTGACTCGGTCTCCCGACGTTCAGAAAGTTTTGGTTTCTCGGTGGCTGAGCGGTTCCGATGCATTGCGGCATTGCGTCAGATTAAGGTACCGATTGAGGCTCACTCGGCTATTGACGCACTTGTTGACGCCCAGTTTGACTTTGTTGTCCGTTACTTAGACCGCCATCCGGACGAGATCGAACGAGCCGCAGAGCAAGCTGTTCTCCTTGGAGCTTTTGGGCTTCCGTGGGGGAAGGTGAGAAAAAACAAGACCAAGAAGTTGATAATCTCGTACAACTTTCCTCCATTCGCTGACCCGGCAGCCAACGTAATCTCCAAAAGAATCAGAACGCGGCGGGAAGTCGTCGACGTCGTGCACGGGGATATGTCTTTGGTACGAAAGGTGGATCCCAGTAGTTTGATAGTTTCAGAAAGTTTGGTAAAGGATAGAAAGGTAATTAAGTCTCCTCCTTCTTTCTCCGACTGGCGTAGCATTGAAGACTTCGCTAAACAGGCTGTGAAGGTATCAAGATCCGATTACGATGAGCTCTATACGAGAGCAATGTGGTCGGGTTCCCACGTCGCTGGGGTACTTTATAAACAGCGCCACCCTCGCGTGTACTGGACAGCGGAGTTTTCGGACCCTATGCGATGGGACTCGCAAGGTCATGATCGCGTGGGGGACGTCCCGCGTACGAGGTTAACCCGGCGTATGGCAAGAACATTGCGCAATTCGGCTTGGCCTGACCTTGAATGGCAAACCCATTTCGATCTAACGGAAGCGGTAACTCTGCTGCGCGCAGATTCTTTGATCTTTACTAATTCTAATCAGCTGGATTTGATGCTTGGGTCATACCCAGCATCATTCCGAGAAATGGTCGACGCTAAGTCCTCTGTCATCGCCCAACCTTCTCTTGACCGCTCTTTCTACTTCGCGGTACCCCATGAGCTGAATTTGGAACCCACGCAAATCAATATCGGCTACTTCGGCAATTTCTACCAAAACCGTGGGCTTGATGATTTCCTTCGAGCCTCCGAAACTTTAACTTCGGCTGATCGATCACGAGTAGTTCTGCACGTCTTCTCGTCGAACGCTCCAATTCTGAACCAGGATGATGCCCCGATTACAATCCGGACGTATTCGCCCCTTCCTTACCTTCAATTCCTAAATGCCTGCACACAGCTTGATGTTCTGCTCGTAACTGATGCGGTGACAGCAGGAACGCGCTTTTCGAAGAACCCCTTTCTGCCTTCGAAACTGGCGGATTACGAGGGTTCAGGTCAGCCGATATGGGCAATGGCAGAGCCGGGATCGACCCTATCGCGTTCATCCGTCGCTTTTATTTCCGACCTTGGGGACGTCCGTAGTGCAGCTCAAGTTTTGCAGAAAATACTGGGCTTAAAATGA
- a CDS encoding glycosyltransferase family 4 protein encodes MKILIISQYWQPENGVPQRRWKWLSDVLVDTGHEVVAIAPPPHYKRKVSMREWLLAEGLSFRFKVEEEPSGVRIFRSGFFPSGPSLTQRIWNQAWISMAMIVGLVLRAGPVRDYRPDVIIGTVPALPTALVTWFASRRLQAPYVIDLRDAWPALFEESAKWNQATGHPSLREKLLTKGPFQLLVATTKRVVNFALEKADGIVTTSSYLEEQLKQSARVPTAVVRNVFPSVLRSDQKRQSSVKGQLNVLYAGTLGRAQRLDNVIEAAKIAQNQLGLDLAIRFVGDGDSWHNLNSRAQELSAPIQFEHQKPPEELTADLDWADTALVHLTDWHSLEAAIPSKTYELMSNGIHICAVVSGEAAEIVNRFQAGHVVKPNDPVGLAQLWVDLSQNPKLLEVPQSGAKWVAHEREVAAPAAFLKLLETVYENNTR; translated from the coding sequence ATGAAGATCCTCATTATCTCCCAGTATTGGCAACCAGAAAACGGGGTGCCTCAGAGGCGCTGGAAATGGCTGTCTGACGTTCTAGTGGATACTGGGCACGAGGTCGTAGCCATAGCACCTCCGCCGCACTATAAGCGCAAAGTGTCGATGAGGGAGTGGCTGCTTGCTGAGGGGTTAAGTTTCAGATTCAAAGTCGAAGAGGAACCTTCCGGAGTGAGAATTTTCCGCTCGGGATTCTTTCCTTCAGGTCCTAGCTTGACACAACGTATTTGGAATCAAGCGTGGATTTCAATGGCGATGATTGTCGGATTGGTTTTGCGCGCGGGTCCGGTTAGAGACTATCGCCCTGACGTCATCATTGGGACGGTTCCAGCCTTACCAACAGCTTTGGTTACTTGGTTCGCATCCCGAAGGCTTCAAGCGCCGTACGTCATCGACTTGCGGGATGCCTGGCCTGCTTTATTTGAGGAGAGCGCTAAGTGGAACCAAGCGACGGGGCACCCGTCTCTACGCGAGAAGCTGCTCACTAAAGGCCCCTTCCAGCTGCTAGTCGCTACTACAAAGCGAGTAGTGAATTTTGCGTTGGAGAAGGCTGATGGGATAGTCACAACCTCGTCTTATCTGGAGGAACAACTTAAGCAAAGCGCTCGAGTTCCAACCGCGGTAGTTCGCAACGTGTTTCCCTCGGTACTCAGATCCGATCAAAAACGTCAATCAAGCGTTAAGGGCCAGTTGAACGTGCTCTACGCCGGCACACTAGGAAGGGCTCAGCGACTGGATAACGTAATTGAAGCCGCGAAGATTGCTCAGAATCAACTTGGCCTGGACTTGGCTATCCGGTTCGTAGGTGACGGTGACTCGTGGCACAATTTAAACTCACGCGCCCAAGAACTATCAGCGCCGATTCAATTCGAGCACCAAAAGCCCCCAGAGGAACTAACTGCTGACCTAGATTGGGCAGATACCGCACTCGTTCATTTAACCGATTGGCATTCTCTGGAAGCAGCGATTCCTTCCAAGACCTACGAGTTAATGTCTAACGGAATACACATCTGTGCTGTTGTCTCAGGCGAGGCGGCCGAGATTGTGAACAGGTTTCAGGCCGGGCATGTGGTCAAGCCCAACGACCCAGTGGGACTAGCGCAGCTATGGGTGGATCTAAGCCAGAATCCCAAGCTGCTCGAGGTGCCTCAAAGCGGGGCAAAATGGGTTGCGCATGAGCGAGAGGTTGCGGCTCCGGCAGCATTCCTGAAGCTTCTTGAAACCGTTTACGAGAACAACACGAGGTAG
- the wecC gene encoding UDP-N-acetyl-D-mannosamine dehydrogenase, whose product MRKDPALAMESTTQFRKVCVVGLGYIGLPTAAFIASKGIPVTGVDVNEGFVSAINNGEVPFVEPGFDVLLKRVVDEGLLTAQTEQTEADAYIVCVPTPFKGEGHEVDLKYIKSAIDAMAKHLAPGALVVLESTSPPGTTKLMAEYVVEKRPDLTHDGFSSNSIHVAHCPERVLPGKIMEEMESNDRVIGGLTESGTELACQLYSTFCSADLLRTDATTAEMAKLTENSFRDVNIAFANELSLICDRLGIDVWELIEIANHHPRVNILNPGPGVGGHCIAVDPWFIVAAAPEESNLIRTARETNDSKPDHVVKSVLEAAAGLESPVVAALGLSFKADIDDLRESPAMYIVQQLAGAEPALDIKVVEPNVPAMPEGLQGHNSLEFVASPQEAVESADIVLLLVDHREFKEIGESSLTGKIAIDTRGLWR is encoded by the coding sequence ATGAGGAAGGACCCAGCGCTAGCAATGGAGAGTACGACACAGTTTCGAAAAGTATGCGTAGTTGGGCTTGGGTACATCGGCCTTCCAACCGCTGCGTTCATTGCGTCTAAGGGAATTCCTGTTACTGGAGTTGACGTTAACGAAGGGTTTGTCTCAGCAATTAACAACGGAGAGGTTCCCTTCGTTGAACCTGGATTTGATGTGCTTCTGAAGCGAGTGGTTGATGAAGGGCTACTCACGGCGCAGACTGAGCAGACGGAGGCTGATGCTTACATAGTTTGCGTGCCGACCCCATTCAAGGGCGAGGGCCACGAAGTGGATCTCAAGTACATCAAGAGTGCAATCGACGCGATGGCAAAGCATCTGGCACCTGGCGCTTTGGTTGTTTTGGAGTCAACTTCCCCGCCCGGCACCACCAAGCTGATGGCTGAGTACGTTGTGGAGAAACGTCCTGATCTAACCCACGACGGATTCTCCTCGAACTCTATCCATGTAGCTCATTGCCCTGAACGTGTTCTTCCTGGGAAAATCATGGAGGAAATGGAATCGAACGATAGGGTCATCGGTGGTTTGACCGAAAGCGGTACAGAGCTCGCATGTCAGCTGTATTCCACTTTCTGCAGTGCAGATCTGCTAAGGACAGATGCCACCACAGCCGAGATGGCGAAACTCACCGAGAATTCTTTCCGAGACGTAAACATTGCATTCGCAAATGAGCTCTCCCTTATCTGTGATCGGCTTGGAATTGACGTTTGGGAATTAATTGAGATTGCTAATCATCATCCCAGAGTGAACATACTGAATCCTGGCCCAGGTGTGGGTGGCCACTGCATCGCGGTCGACCCTTGGTTCATCGTGGCTGCTGCGCCAGAAGAATCCAATCTCATCCGAACCGCTCGAGAAACAAACGACTCCAAACCGGATCACGTGGTAAAAAGCGTACTGGAAGCCGCTGCCGGCTTGGAGTCTCCTGTGGTAGCCGCGTTGGGACTTTCCTTTAAGGCGGACATCGATGATTTGAGAGAGTCCCCAGCGATGTACATCGTCCAGCAACTTGCTGGAGCGGAGCCTGCGTTAGATATCAAAGTTGTAGAACCGAACGTGCCCGCGATGCCAGAGGGGCTTCAAGGGCACAACAGTCTCGAGTTCGTGGCGTCTCCGCAAGAAGCAGTGGAGTCAGCAGATATCGTTCTGCTGCTAGTCGATCACCGCGAATTCAAGGAGATCGGAGAAAGTTCACTAACCGGGAAGATCGCAATCGATACCCGGGGTCTTTGGCGTTGA
- the wecB gene encoding non-hydrolyzing UDP-N-acetylglucosamine 2-epimerase — MAHDDKGVRMESVKPKVMTVYGTRPEAIKVAPVISALQQDERFSSVVVSTGQHKEMLEQVNRRFNIVPDFDLDLMKPGQSLNQLIARAAEGLDEIIEAERPDVIIAQGDTTTAMVAALAGFNRGVKIVHLEAGLRTGNILSPFPEEANRKIIGQVSSLHLAPTKDSRENLRRENIRSKDIVVTGNTVIDSLKVSTVWDVEFSDARLSELLGTDERVVLITTHRRENLEAMRGIGGAVKDLAQNYPDVVFVLPLHLNPAVRDNVLPEVEHLPNVVISDPLPYDQFTALMNRSYLVLTDSGGVQEEAPSLGKPVLVLRDNTERPEAVVAGTVKLVGTNRGLIVAETSNLLDKPAVYASMANAVNPYGDGKATERAVAAIAELMGVGKRVAEFDPLVSSSRIS; from the coding sequence ATGGCGCACGACGATAAGGGAGTCCGTATGGAGTCCGTGAAACCCAAAGTAATGACCGTCTACGGTACGCGGCCGGAGGCGATTAAGGTCGCTCCCGTCATCTCTGCTCTTCAACAAGATGAGCGTTTTAGTTCTGTGGTTGTCTCGACCGGCCAGCACAAAGAGATGCTAGAGCAGGTTAATCGGCGTTTCAATATTGTCCCTGATTTCGACCTAGATCTAATGAAACCGGGACAATCCTTGAACCAGCTCATAGCCCGAGCGGCAGAAGGGTTAGACGAGATCATAGAGGCTGAGCGGCCCGACGTGATCATAGCCCAGGGTGACACAACTACAGCTATGGTGGCGGCCCTTGCGGGTTTCAACCGAGGTGTCAAGATCGTTCATCTTGAAGCCGGTCTTCGGACTGGGAACATTCTCTCTCCTTTTCCCGAGGAAGCTAACCGAAAAATAATTGGCCAGGTATCCAGTTTGCACTTGGCTCCAACCAAGGATTCGCGGGAGAATCTGCGTCGCGAGAACATTAGATCCAAGGATATAGTGGTAACGGGGAATACCGTCATTGATTCTTTGAAAGTTTCGACGGTTTGGGATGTCGAATTCTCGGACGCTCGGTTGAGTGAGCTCTTGGGCACCGACGAACGCGTAGTCCTTATCACTACACATCGCAGGGAAAACCTTGAGGCTATGCGAGGCATTGGCGGGGCGGTGAAGGATCTAGCACAAAACTACCCAGACGTAGTGTTCGTTCTTCCTCTTCATTTGAACCCGGCGGTAAGGGATAATGTACTCCCCGAAGTTGAGCACTTGCCGAATGTCGTCATCTCGGATCCGCTACCGTATGACCAGTTCACCGCACTGATGAACCGTTCCTACTTGGTTCTCACTGATTCGGGAGGAGTGCAGGAAGAAGCGCCATCGCTTGGCAAACCCGTCTTAGTGTTGAGGGACAATACCGAACGGCCGGAAGCAGTAGTAGCTGGGACGGTGAAGTTGGTAGGGACAAATCGGGGATTGATCGTGGCAGAAACATCGAATCTTCTCGACAAGCCTGCTGTTTACGCTTCGATGGCGAACGCGGTCAATCCATACGGTGACGGCAAAGCTACCGAGAGAGCAGTAGCCGCAATCGCCGAGTTAATGGGTGTAGGCAAGCGGGTGGCCGAGTTCGATCCTTTAGTGTCCTCATCAAGGATAAGCTAG
- a CDS encoding ABC transporter ATP-binding protein yields the protein MPRHSKDGGSEFVEDPAVVLREATKIYAVTDSKSIDAGGKSGGKRPRYVHSLKPTNLVAVRGESIGVIGRNGSGKSTLLKLIAGSETATRGEVLVKSQPMLLGVSPALQPYLTGRQNVILGCLALGMTRAEAEELEPDISNWADIGDAIERPLKTYSAGQGARLSFAISTAVKPEILLVDEALSTGDAAFAEKASERMSKLLEDAGNLFLVSHSAEQVLSNCARAVWVHRGEIIADGSSDEIVSLYQEWTGLVKSGRDAGYIENIRADYIRPQITFSS from the coding sequence ATGCCAAGGCATTCTAAGGATGGTGGATCTGAGTTCGTCGAAGATCCAGCTGTAGTTCTACGAGAAGCAACGAAAATCTATGCCGTGACGGATAGCAAATCAATTGATGCAGGAGGCAAGTCCGGGGGGAAACGTCCGCGCTATGTTCATTCTTTAAAGCCCACGAATTTGGTGGCGGTGAGGGGTGAATCTATCGGTGTGATCGGGCGAAATGGCTCTGGTAAGTCCACCCTCCTAAAACTTATAGCTGGGTCAGAAACGGCAACGCGGGGTGAAGTGCTTGTAAAGTCCCAACCTATGCTGCTTGGAGTTTCTCCTGCTCTACAGCCTTACTTGACTGGTCGGCAGAATGTAATTCTAGGTTGTCTAGCGCTTGGTATGACTAGGGCAGAGGCTGAAGAACTTGAACCTGATATTTCGAACTGGGCAGATATCGGTGATGCTATCGAGAGGCCTCTGAAAACTTACTCGGCTGGGCAGGGCGCAAGATTGAGCTTCGCTATCTCGACGGCCGTTAAACCGGAAATTCTGTTGGTCGATGAAGCCCTTTCGACTGGTGATGCAGCGTTTGCGGAGAAAGCGAGTGAGCGCATGTCGAAGCTGCTCGAGGATGCGGGAAATCTATTCTTGGTTTCTCACTCGGCGGAGCAGGTTCTGAGTAACTGTGCTCGAGCAGTGTGGGTTCATCGCGGCGAAATCATCGCTGATGGATCTTCAGACGAGATTGTCTCGCTCTACCAAGAGTGGACTGGATTGGTGAAGTCCGGAAGGGATGCGGGGTACATCGAAAATATCAGAGCTGACTACATCCGCCCCCAGATAACCTTCTCGAGTTAA
- a CDS encoding ABC transporter permease yields the protein MRQNLGFGSYMRELVRRDDFIKADARAKAFRTTRNYNWWRFWLVASPVLEALLYGAIFGLLLRTNRGVDNFVGFVIIGMTVFSTISRMLMGGIGLLEANKSMIQTFAFPRAAIVLSNSLRYIYDTFPAMVVAIVAALAFQIPFVPSWSLLLVVPLYLLTMGFCVGLMFISARLTALLPDTRVLLELFARGWMFASGIFYSVEVYADNPVVYSIFTSNPAYRFIQGFREVAMYANPMSLRDWGILLAWSLGTLTFGFFYFWRAEPRYAKAF from the coding sequence GTGCGCCAGAACCTCGGCTTTGGCAGCTACATGCGCGAGCTAGTGCGCCGAGATGATTTCATCAAGGCGGACGCACGGGCCAAGGCGTTCAGAACAACCCGAAACTACAATTGGTGGCGCTTTTGGCTGGTGGCCAGCCCAGTGCTTGAGGCTCTCCTCTACGGTGCGATTTTCGGTCTGCTATTGAGGACGAATCGAGGGGTGGACAACTTCGTCGGTTTCGTCATCATTGGTATGACCGTCTTCAGCACCATCAGTCGTATGCTCATGGGTGGCATCGGTCTACTAGAAGCGAACAAGAGCATGATCCAGACTTTCGCTTTCCCTCGCGCCGCGATAGTGCTCTCGAACTCACTCCGTTATATATATGACACGTTTCCCGCGATGGTGGTCGCTATCGTTGCGGCTTTAGCGTTTCAAATCCCCTTCGTTCCCTCTTGGAGCTTGCTGTTAGTGGTTCCCCTTTATCTCCTTACTATGGGGTTTTGCGTCGGACTAATGTTCATTTCGGCAAGACTTACAGCGCTCTTGCCGGACACCAGGGTATTGCTCGAATTGTTCGCTCGCGGGTGGATGTTCGCGTCAGGCATTTTCTACTCGGTAGAGGTCTATGCGGATAACCCGGTCGTCTACAGTATTTTCACCTCTAATCCGGCTTATCGGTTCATTCAGGGGTTTCGTGAGGTAGCAATGTACGCAAATCCGATGAGCCTACGGGACTGGGGCATTCTCTTAGCTTGGTCGCTCGGCACCCTAACTTTCGGATTTTTCTATTTTTGGAGGGCTGAACCCCGCTATGCCAAGGCATTCTAA
- a CDS encoding MazG nucleotide pyrophosphohydrolase domain-containing protein codes for MSVLVLDPRWPDMVPINVAIRVEGPIAFTDEVPVSARWNFGDLVRGEDATGQGWLVTTDPGDPAVRKRLSRGEPLIEVTSRHDPINEAQRVMHVARSRGEWERAQTHESLLTYLEQESAEFAEAVRTRQDDAELKKELSDLLLQVLFHAEIADQRGAFTFADVAQAFVDKLKNRAPYLFDGSTGTVPGDVQDRLWAEGKKRERSTIRD; via the coding sequence ATGAGCGTTCTGGTTTTGGATCCGCGGTGGCCGGACATGGTGCCTATCAACGTTGCCATCCGCGTGGAGGGCCCCATCGCTTTCACAGATGAGGTGCCGGTGTCGGCCCGCTGGAACTTTGGTGACCTTGTCCGCGGCGAGGACGCCACCGGCCAGGGCTGGCTGGTCACCACCGATCCGGGCGACCCGGCGGTGCGCAAGCGGCTGAGCAGGGGAGAGCCTCTTATCGAGGTCACATCCCGCCACGACCCCATCAACGAAGCCCAGCGCGTGATGCACGTCGCCCGCAGCCGCGGCGAGTGGGAGAGGGCGCAGACCCACGAGAGTTTGCTCACCTACCTCGAGCAGGAGTCGGCCGAGTTCGCGGAGGCCGTGCGCACCCGCCAAGACGACGCCGAGCTGAAGAAGGAGCTGTCCGATCTCCTCCTCCAGGTCCTTTTCCATGCTGAGATCGCCGACCAGCGCGGGGCGTTCACGTTCGCTGATGTGGCGCAGGCTTTCGTCGATAAGCTGAAAAACCGCGCGCCGTACCTTTTCGACGGCAGCACCGGCACCGTCCCAGGCGATGTACAAGACCGGTTGTGGGCGGAGGGGAAGAAGCGGGAGCGATCGACAATCAGGGACTAG
- the dnaG gene encoding DNA primase produces MARGRIPDSDIEAIRERANIADIVGEYVQLKPAGHDSLKGLSPFKDEKTPSFHVRPVRGYYHCFSTGKGGDVFSFMMEMEQLSFPEAVEAVAEEIGYHINYQGGSTGARDVKPGTRARLIAANKAAHEFYRAKLEQPEAEVGRRFLLDRGFDRDIIHHFECGYAPEGWDTLTKHLLRKGFDVQELVDAGLSTMGRRGPIDKFRRRLLWPIKDVAGNVIGFGARKLFDDDPMGKYMNTQDTMLYHKSKVLFGLDLAKKNIADGHQCVVVEGYTDVMAMHAAGVKTAVAACGTAFGKDHMSIIRRLMLDDNYFRGELIYTFDGDEAGQKAAMRAFEGDQQFTGQSFVSVAPDGMDPCDLRMARGDAAVRDLVASRVPMFEFVIESLLKDYSLDTPEGCLQALRRTVPVVAQIKDTPLQTEYARQLAGWVGWPDPNEVIRQVRQEAKNPSAGGRRRSAWEQAAGAAGSSVGSAGSGSGGSGVGAPAFQPPSPDDPRLWAQREALKVALQYPAVAGSYFDGINPDAFTHPAYSAVREAMTKAGGAVANSSNGTAWIAAVSAEMLDDTGRNFVSELAVEEIHAADPASYADSVLSRLQEVRVGNQIAQLKSQLQRMRPSDDEMAYNALFSDLVALEQARRELNERAFRGS; encoded by the coding sequence ATGGCTAGGGGCAGAATTCCGGATAGTGACATCGAGGCTATCCGCGAGCGCGCCAATATCGCCGACATCGTGGGCGAGTACGTTCAGCTCAAGCCCGCCGGGCACGACTCCTTGAAGGGGCTGAGCCCGTTCAAGGACGAGAAGACGCCGTCATTCCACGTGCGTCCGGTCCGCGGGTACTACCACTGCTTCTCCACGGGCAAAGGCGGCGACGTCTTCTCCTTCATGATGGAGATGGAGCAGCTGAGCTTCCCCGAGGCGGTCGAGGCCGTCGCGGAGGAAATCGGCTACCACATCAACTACCAGGGCGGATCCACGGGCGCCCGCGACGTGAAGCCCGGCACCCGCGCCCGCCTCATTGCGGCGAATAAAGCCGCGCACGAGTTCTACCGCGCCAAGCTCGAGCAGCCTGAAGCGGAAGTGGGCCGCCGGTTCCTGCTCGACCGCGGCTTCGACCGCGACATCATCCACCACTTCGAGTGCGGCTACGCCCCCGAAGGCTGGGACACACTGACGAAGCACCTGCTGCGCAAAGGCTTCGACGTCCAGGAGCTTGTCGATGCGGGGCTGTCGACAATGGGGCGGCGCGGTCCCATCGACAAGTTCCGCCGCCGTCTGCTGTGGCCGATCAAGGATGTCGCCGGCAACGTGATCGGTTTCGGCGCCCGGAAGCTCTTCGACGATGATCCGATGGGCAAGTACATGAACACCCAGGACACGATGCTGTACCACAAGTCCAAGGTGCTCTTCGGCCTCGATCTGGCGAAGAAGAATATCGCCGACGGCCACCAGTGCGTGGTGGTGGAGGGCTACACCGACGTCATGGCCATGCACGCCGCCGGCGTGAAAACAGCTGTGGCTGCGTGCGGCACTGCCTTCGGCAAGGACCACATGAGCATCATCCGTCGTCTCATGCTGGACGACAACTACTTCCGCGGCGAGCTGATCTACACCTTCGACGGCGACGAAGCAGGGCAGAAAGCCGCGATGCGCGCCTTCGAAGGCGACCAGCAGTTCACCGGCCAGTCTTTTGTCTCCGTCGCCCCGGACGGCATGGACCCGTGCGATCTGCGCATGGCACGCGGCGACGCCGCCGTCCGCGACCTCGTCGCCTCCCGCGTCCCCATGTTCGAGTTCGTCATCGAGTCCCTGCTGAAGGACTACTCGCTGGACACCCCCGAGGGGTGCCTGCAAGCTTTACGACGCACCGTCCCCGTCGTCGCCCAAATCAAAGACACCCCATTGCAGACCGAGTACGCCCGGCAGCTCGCCGGTTGGGTCGGGTGGCCGGACCCGAACGAAGTAATCCGGCAGGTGCGGCAGGAGGCGAAGAATCCCTCGGCTGGTGGGCGCCGGCGTTCCGCCTGGGAGCAGGCGGCCGGTGCCGCTGGTTCTTCTGTTGGTTCCGCCGGCTCCGGCTCGGGCGGCTCTGGTGTGGGCGCCCCCGCCTTCCAGCCCCCCTCGCCCGACGACCCCCGCCTCTGGGCCCAACGCGAAGCCCTCAAAGTCGCCCTCCAGTACCCGGCGGTGGCCGGCAGTTACTTCGACGGCATCAACCCGGACGCCTTCACCCACCCCGCCTACTCCGCCGTCCGCGAGGCAATGACGAAGGCCGGCGGCGCAGTCGCCAACTCCTCCAACGGCACGGCCTGGATCGCGGCCGTCAGCGCCGAGATGCTCGACGACACCGGCCGCAACTTCGTGTCCGAGCTCGCCGTCGAGGAGATCCACGCCGCAGATCCCGCCTCCTACGCCGATTCGGTGCTCTCCCGCCTCCAGGAAGTCCGCGTGGGCAACCAGATCGCGCAGCTGAAATCGCAGCTTCAGCGCATGCGCCCCAGCGACGACGAGATGGCGTACAACGCGCTCTTCTCGGACCTGGTAGCGCTGGAGCAGGCGCGGCGGGAACTTAACGAGAGGGCGTTCAGGGGCAGCTAG
- a CDS encoding ribonuclease domain-containing protein, with product MSTDGDSSSHSVALPLILIIGLITLVAVVYSIVHDPDSPERTGTPQSNESGISECASIPPEATELIDDIHSGGPFDHPSNDGSHFGNYEQILPREDSDYYREYTVETPGVDHRGERRIVTGGGTETDPDVYYYTDDHYESFCEVTVE from the coding sequence ATGTCTACTGACGGCGACAGTTCGAGCCATTCAGTGGCTCTGCCTTTGATCCTCATCATCGGCCTCATCACGCTCGTGGCCGTCGTGTACTCGATCGTGCACGACCCAGACAGCCCGGAGCGCACAGGCACCCCGCAAAGCAACGAGAGCGGGATCAGCGAGTGCGCGTCGATTCCGCCAGAAGCAACAGAGCTTATCGACGACATCCACTCCGGCGGCCCCTTCGACCACCCCTCGAACGACGGCAGCCACTTCGGCAATTACGAACAGATCCTGCCGCGGGAGGATTCGGACTATTACCGCGAATACACCGTGGAGACCCCCGGTGTGGATCACCGCGGGGAACGCCGCATTGTCACCGGCGGAGGCACCGAGACCGATCCAGACGTGTACTACTACACCGACGACCACTACGAATCCTTCTGCGAGGTGACCGTCGAATGA